In Longimicrobium sp., a single genomic region encodes these proteins:
- a CDS encoding malonic semialdehyde reductase has translation MNTPLDDQALDQLFREARTFSAWLDRPVDDDTLRRLYEVVKWGPTSANAGPARFVFLRTREAKERLRPALSSGNVEKTMTAPVTVIVAYDLLFYEKLPRLFPHNPAMRNLYAAAPELVEVTARRNSSLQGAYLVLAARALGLDCGPMSGFDNARVDEEFFGAGRECEGCDQEFFPEGHVKSNFLCNLGYGDRAKLFPRLPRLWFEEACTLL, from the coding sequence ATGAACACGCCTCTGGACGACCAGGCGCTCGACCAGCTGTTCCGCGAGGCGCGCACCTTCAGCGCGTGGCTGGACCGGCCGGTGGACGACGACACGCTCCGCCGGCTCTACGAGGTGGTGAAGTGGGGGCCGACCAGCGCCAACGCCGGCCCGGCGCGCTTCGTCTTCCTGCGCACGCGCGAGGCGAAGGAGAGGCTGCGCCCGGCGCTGTCGTCGGGGAACGTGGAGAAGACGATGACCGCGCCGGTCACGGTGATCGTCGCCTACGACCTGCTGTTCTACGAGAAGCTGCCGCGGCTCTTCCCGCACAACCCCGCCATGCGGAACCTGTACGCGGCCGCTCCGGAGCTGGTGGAGGTGACGGCGCGGCGCAACTCGTCGCTGCAGGGCGCCTACCTGGTCCTGGCCGCGCGCGCCCTGGGGCTCGACTGCGGGCCGATGTCGGGCTTCGACAACGCCAGGGTCGACGAGGAGTTCTTCGGCGCCGGGAGGGAGTGCGAGGGGTGCGACCAGGAGTTCTTCCCCGAGGGCCACGTCAAGTCGAACTTCCTCTGCAACCTGGGCTACGGCGACCGCGCGAAGCTCTTCCCCCGCCTCCCCCGTCTCTGGTTCGAGGAGGCGTGCACGCTGCTGTGA
- a CDS encoding MaoC family dehydratase, with protein sequence MSFSVPPGERYFEDYRPGAEHEFGPIAVEEAEVLAFGRRFDPQVFHTDPEAAARSEYGGLIASGWHTAALMMRLYSDHYLSRVATLVSPGVDELRWTLPVRPGDQLWIRVRVLSARRSRSRPDRGIVRSRVEVLNQRRETVMTAEALNFFLCRDEGASTADTESG encoded by the coding sequence ATGAGCTTCTCCGTGCCGCCCGGGGAGCGGTACTTCGAGGACTACCGGCCGGGCGCCGAGCACGAGTTCGGCCCGATCGCGGTGGAGGAGGCGGAGGTGCTGGCCTTCGGGCGGCGCTTCGACCCGCAGGTCTTCCACACCGACCCCGAGGCGGCCGCGCGCAGCGAGTACGGCGGGCTGATCGCCAGCGGCTGGCACACGGCCGCGCTGATGATGCGCCTGTACTCCGACCACTACCTCTCGCGCGTGGCCACGCTGGTCTCCCCCGGCGTGGACGAGCTGCGCTGGACGCTCCCGGTGCGCCCCGGCGACCAGCTGTGGATCCGGGTGCGGGTGCTCTCCGCCCGCCGCTCCCGCTCCCGGCCGGACCGCGGCATCGTGCGCTCGCGGGTCGAGGTGCTCAACCAGCGCCGGGAGACGGTGATGACCGCGGAGGCGCTGAACTTCTTCCTCTGCCGCGATGAAGGCGCCTCCACCGCCGATACCGAATCCGGTTGA